Proteins found in one Meiothermus sp. Pnk-1 genomic segment:
- the metX gene encoding homoserine O-acetyltransferase, translating to MVREPFQPESEPIVWEVWGEHGAILRLPVPQPDIAQEPIPCTAILQEENFALEHGGLLPELRLRFETYGRLNSAKDNAYLVFHALTGSAHLAGTYGELALKGLSPLEQAFGPQGWWDDLVGAGRPLDPARHYVICANHIGSCYGSTGPLTPNPRTGLAYGPTFPRLTIRDLARAQARLLDLLGVEKVTVIGGSLGGMVAMEFALLFPQRVRKMVVLAAPPVHGPWARAFNRLSRDAITADPAYRGGYYSEQPLGLQLARSIAMLSYRAPRSFAERWRQAPERGESYVVYQGEKFIRRFDANAYLTLSLAMDTHDVGRGRGGVAAALERLQPIPSLFVGIDTDVLYPASEVRDAAELAGGRYEEIQSPHGHDAFLIETGQVGAILRPFLG from the coding sequence GTGGTGCGCGAACCGTTCCAACCCGAATCCGAGCCCATTGTCTGGGAGGTGTGGGGAGAGCACGGGGCGATTTTGCGCTTACCCGTACCCCAGCCCGATATCGCCCAAGAGCCCATTCCTTGCACGGCTATCCTCCAGGAGGAGAACTTCGCCCTCGAGCACGGCGGGCTTCTTCCCGAGCTACGGCTGCGCTTCGAGACCTACGGGCGGCTCAACTCGGCCAAGGACAACGCTTACCTGGTCTTCCACGCCCTCACCGGGAGTGCGCATTTGGCTGGAACCTACGGCGAGCTGGCGCTCAAGGGGCTGAGCCCGCTCGAGCAGGCTTTCGGTCCGCAGGGCTGGTGGGACGATCTGGTGGGGGCGGGGAGGCCCCTCGACCCGGCGCGGCACTACGTGATCTGCGCCAACCATATCGGTAGCTGCTACGGCAGCACCGGCCCCCTCACCCCTAACCCCCGGACCGGACTGGCCTACGGCCCGACCTTCCCCCGGCTCACCATCCGCGACCTGGCTCGAGCCCAGGCCCGGCTGTTGGACCTCTTGGGGGTGGAAAAGGTCACGGTGATCGGCGGCAGCCTGGGGGGGATGGTGGCCATGGAGTTCGCCCTCTTGTTTCCTCAGCGGGTGCGCAAGATGGTGGTGTTGGCGGCCCCACCCGTCCACGGGCCGTGGGCTAGGGCTTTCAACCGGCTTTCGCGCGATGCCATCACCGCTGACCCGGCGTATCGGGGCGGTTACTACAGCGAGCAGCCCCTAGGATTGCAACTGGCCCGCTCGATCGCCATGCTCTCCTACCGCGCTCCCAGATCCTTTGCCGAGCGCTGGCGGCAGGCTCCCGAGCGGGGCGAGAGCTACGTGGTCTACCAGGGGGAGAAATTCATCCGCCGCTTCGACGCCAACGCCTACTTAACCCTTTCGCTGGCCATGGATACCCACGACGTGGGCCGGGGCCGGGGCGGGGTGGCGGCGGCTTTGGAGCGCCTTCAACCCATTCCCTCCCTCTTCGTAGGGATCGACACCGATGTGCTTTACCCCGCTTCGGAGGTTCGCGATGCGGCAGAGCTGGCCGGCGGGCGCTACGAGGAGATCCAAAGCCCTCACGGGCACGATGCCTTTTTGATCGAGACGGGGCAGGTAGGGGCGATTTTGCGGCCTTTCCTAGGATGA
- a CDS encoding O-acetylhomoserine aminocarboxypropyltransferase/cysteine synthase family protein has translation MSEKKLRFETLQLHAGYSPDPSTGARQVPIYATTSYQFKDADHAARLFGLQEFGNIYTRIMNPTTDVLEKRIAALEGGAAALATSSGHAAQFLAITNIAQAGDNFVSTPNLYGGSINQFKVTLPRLGIESRFTSRAETAEEFIALTDANTRFWYLESVGNPALNIPDFENIAQAAQERGIALFVDNTFGQGGYLFRPLEWGANVVVHSATKWIGGHGAVIAGLIVDGGNFDWENGRYPLLTQPQPGYHGLELTKAFGHLAFILKARVDGLRDQGQALGPFEAWLLLLGLETLSLRAERSVHNTLALAHWLREQEEVAWVNYPGLEDHPSYAKAVKYFKGKPGAVLTFGLKGGYEAAKRFIGRLELVSHLANVGDTRTLAIHPASTTHSQLSAEEQLRAGVSPELVRLSVGIEALEDLQADLKQALQAKTSVAAD, from the coding sequence ATGTCCGAGAAGAAGCTCCGCTTCGAGACCCTACAGCTCCACGCCGGCTATAGCCCCGACCCCAGCACCGGGGCCCGCCAGGTGCCCATCTACGCCACCACCAGCTACCAGTTCAAGGACGCCGACCACGCGGCGCGGCTCTTTGGGCTGCAGGAGTTCGGCAACATCTACACCCGCATCATGAACCCCACCACCGACGTGCTGGAGAAGCGCATCGCCGCGCTCGAGGGCGGGGCTGCTGCGCTCGCTACCAGCTCGGGGCACGCGGCGCAGTTTCTGGCGATTACCAATATCGCTCAAGCGGGGGATAACTTCGTCAGCACCCCCAATCTCTACGGCGGGAGTATCAACCAGTTCAAAGTTACCCTGCCCCGGTTGGGCATCGAGAGCCGTTTCACCAGCCGGGCCGAGACCGCCGAAGAGTTCATCGCCCTGACCGACGCCAACACCCGGTTTTGGTACCTCGAGTCGGTGGGGAACCCGGCGCTTAACATTCCCGACTTTGAGAATATTGCCCAAGCCGCCCAGGAACGTGGCATCGCTCTCTTCGTGGACAACACTTTCGGCCAGGGGGGGTACCTGTTCCGGCCCCTCGAGTGGGGGGCCAACGTGGTGGTGCACTCGGCCACCAAGTGGATCGGCGGGCACGGGGCGGTTATCGCGGGATTGATCGTGGACGGGGGCAACTTCGACTGGGAGAACGGGCGCTACCCCCTGCTCACCCAGCCCCAGCCCGGCTACCACGGCCTCGAGCTGACCAAGGCCTTCGGCCACCTGGCCTTTATCCTAAAGGCCCGGGTGGACGGCCTGCGCGACCAGGGGCAGGCCCTGGGTCCTTTCGAGGCCTGGCTCTTGCTGCTGGGGTTGGAAACACTTTCCCTTCGGGCTGAGCGCTCAGTGCACAACACCCTTGCCCTCGCCCACTGGTTGCGCGAGCAGGAGGAGGTGGCCTGGGTCAACTACCCCGGGCTGGAGGACCACCCCAGCTACGCCAAGGCCGTCAAGTACTTCAAAGGCAAGCCGGGGGCGGTGCTCACCTTCGGGCTCAAGGGGGGCTACGAGGCGGCCAAGCGCTTCATCGGCCGTCTCGAGCTCGTCTCGCACCTGGCCAATGTGGGCGATACCCGTACCCTGGCCATTCACCCGGCCTCTACCACCCACTCCCAGCTCTCCGCCGAGGAGCAGCTCCGCGCTGGGGTAAGCCCTGAGCTGGTGCGGCTCAGCGTGGGGATCGAGGCGCTGGAGGATCTCCAGGCCGACCTCAAGCAGGCGTTGCAGGCCAAGACCTCGGTGGCGGCAGATTGA
- the leuC gene encoding 3-isopropylmalate dehydratase large subunit, whose product MGKSLYEKVWEAHAIRTLPGGQTQLFIDTHLIHEVTSPQAFGMLKDLGLRVRFPERTFATVDHIVPTHSLLEPFADPQADEMIRKLRENVREHGITFFDVTSGLQGIVHVIGPEQGITQPGMTIACGDSHTSTHGAFGAIAFGIGTTQVRDVLATQTLAMSKLKVRRINVDGRLRPGVYAKDVILHIIKVLGVNGGLGYAYEYGGSVFDNFSMEERMTVCNMSIEGGARCGYVNPDQTTFDYLKGRPYAPKGAEWEAAVERWKALASDPDAHYDDVVNIRAEEIAPTVTWGINPGQGCAITDRVPDPADYPESARAGLEEALRHMKLRPGQPIKGVKVDVAFLGSCTNGRISDFREVAKYLKGRKVAPGVRAIAVPGSQVVAKQCEEEGIAEIFREAGFEWRGAGCSMCLAMNPDKLVGDELCASSSNRNFKGRQGSATGRTVLMSPVMVAAAAVTGVISDAREVFGVSDLVSA is encoded by the coding sequence ATGGGAAAAAGCCTGTACGAAAAGGTCTGGGAAGCCCACGCCATCCGCACGCTGCCGGGCGGCCAGACTCAGCTTTTCATCGACACCCACCTCATCCACGAGGTCACCTCGCCCCAAGCGTTCGGCATGCTCAAGGACCTGGGGCTTCGGGTGCGCTTCCCCGAGCGCACCTTCGCCACCGTGGACCACATCGTGCCCACCCATAGCCTTCTTGAGCCCTTCGCCGATCCCCAGGCCGACGAGATGATCCGAAAGCTGCGGGAGAACGTGCGGGAACACGGCATCACCTTCTTCGACGTGACCAGCGGCCTGCAGGGCATCGTGCACGTGATCGGGCCCGAACAGGGCATCACCCAGCCAGGCATGACCATCGCCTGCGGCGACTCCCACACCTCCACCCACGGGGCCTTTGGGGCCATCGCCTTCGGCATCGGCACCACCCAGGTGAGGGATGTGCTGGCCACGCAGACCCTGGCCATGAGCAAGCTCAAGGTGCGGCGCATCAACGTCGACGGGCGGCTGCGGCCCGGCGTGTACGCCAAGGACGTGATCTTGCATATCATCAAGGTGCTGGGCGTCAACGGTGGCCTCGGCTATGCCTACGAGTACGGCGGCAGCGTATTCGACAACTTCAGCATGGAAGAGCGCATGACCGTGTGCAACATGAGTATCGAAGGCGGAGCGCGCTGCGGCTACGTCAACCCCGACCAGACCACCTTCGACTACCTCAAAGGCCGCCCCTATGCGCCCAAGGGAGCCGAGTGGGAGGCGGCAGTCGAGCGCTGGAAGGCCCTGGCCTCCGACCCCGATGCCCACTACGACGACGTGGTGAACATTCGGGCCGAGGAGATCGCCCCTACCGTGACCTGGGGCATCAACCCCGGCCAAGGCTGCGCCATCACCGACCGCGTGCCCGACCCCGCCGACTACCCCGAGTCCGCGCGGGCGGGGCTCGAGGAGGCCCTCCGGCACATGAAGCTTCGGCCCGGCCAGCCCATCAAGGGGGTGAAGGTGGACGTGGCCTTCCTGGGAAGCTGCACCAACGGGCGCATCTCCGACTTCCGCGAGGTGGCGAAGTACCTCAAGGGGCGCAAGGTAGCTCCCGGCGTGCGGGCCATCGCGGTGCCGGGCTCGCAGGTAGTGGCCAAGCAGTGCGAGGAGGAGGGCATCGCCGAGATCTTCCGCGAGGCCGGCTTCGAGTGGCGGGGCGCGGGCTGCTCGATGTGCTTGGCCATGAACCCGGACAAGCTCGTCGGCGACGAGCTGTGCGCCTCCTCCTCCAACCGCAACTTCAAGGGGCGGCAGGGCTCGGCTACGGGCCGCACGGTGCTGATGAGCCCGGTGATGGTGGCCGCGGCGGCGGTGACGGGCGTGATCAGCGACGCGCGCGAGGTGTTCGGAGTGAGCGATCTGGTAAGCGCCTGA
- the hemG gene encoding protoporphyrinogen oxidase codes for MPARLAVIGGGMAGLVAAYYAQRAGLEVRVLEAAPRFGGKLFSLRGEGFVVEAGADSLPATPEVLELARELNLTKRLLSPHANSSYLLYRGKVQALPQVPLAQLPWAIRPLLSPAGQLRLAFERFVGPAADPDEALGSFIRRRFGEEAWAILARPLSHAVYGADPEDLSVRSTFPELWESEQRNASVQQPAEAISLEDGMGTWISALLQSLEGKVQLGCGLEVVAMGREGEAWQIFTPQGRLEAEAVILATSAQRAARILRPIYPQATALLNQVPTLPVATVALAFREEGLPSLPGHEVILDGNYRAESFLWASQRWAGRAPEGFQWVRVNFAKEAARLGDAELVRLAQVELERYVGSARMPKPLASWSFRLGTIPIYQVGHKRRAEAIEGAIDRMPGVYTAGLGLRGLSLADSVREGQKAVRRALNYLALSPASPTP; via the coding sequence ATGCCCGCGCGCCTAGCCGTCATCGGTGGGGGGATGGCGGGGTTGGTGGCCGCCTATTACGCCCAGCGAGCCGGGCTCGAGGTTAGGGTGCTCGAGGCCGCCCCCCGCTTTGGCGGGAAGCTCTTCTCGCTGCGCGGGGAGGGGTTCGTGGTGGAAGCCGGGGCTGACTCCCTCCCGGCGACCCCCGAAGTGCTCGAGCTGGCCAGGGAGCTCAACCTCACGAAACGCCTCCTCTCCCCCCACGCCAACTCCAGCTACCTGCTTTACCGGGGTAAGGTCCAGGCCCTCCCCCAAGTCCCCCTGGCCCAGCTCCCCTGGGCCATCCGCCCGCTGCTCTCCCCGGCAGGGCAGCTGCGGCTGGCCTTTGAACGGTTCGTAGGCCCAGCCGCCGACCCCGACGAAGCTTTGGGATCGTTTATCCGTCGCCGCTTCGGAGAGGAGGCCTGGGCGATCCTGGCCCGCCCCCTCAGCCACGCCGTGTACGGGGCCGACCCCGAGGATCTCTCGGTGCGCTCGACCTTCCCGGAGTTGTGGGAAAGCGAGCAGAGGAACGCCTCCGTACAACAACCCGCCGAGGCCATCTCCCTGGAGGACGGAATGGGAACTTGGATCAGCGCGCTGCTGCAAAGCCTCGAGGGAAAGGTGCAGCTCGGCTGTGGGCTCGAGGTGGTAGCGATGGGGCGGGAAGGAGAGGCGTGGCAGATTTTTACCCCCCAGGGTCGGCTCGAGGCCGAGGCAGTGATCCTCGCCACCTCTGCGCAGCGCGCTGCTCGCATCTTGCGCCCCATCTACCCTCAGGCCACCGCTCTGCTCAACCAGGTACCCACCCTCCCGGTCGCGACGGTGGCGCTGGCCTTCCGGGAGGAAGGCTTGCCGAGCCTGCCCGGCCACGAGGTAATCCTGGACGGAAACTATCGAGCCGAGAGCTTTCTTTGGGCGAGTCAGCGTTGGGCGGGGCGGGCTCCTGAAGGCTTCCAGTGGGTACGGGTGAACTTCGCCAAAGAGGCGGCGCGGCTGGGAGATGCCGAGCTGGTGCGCCTAGCCCAGGTCGAGCTCGAGCGCTATGTGGGAAGCGCAAGGATGCCCAAGCCCTTGGCGAGCTGGTCGTTCCGCCTGGGTACGATCCCCATCTATCAAGTCGGCCATAAGCGCCGGGCGGAGGCCATCGAGGGGGCAATAGACCGAATGCCGGGAGTCTACACCGCCGGGTTGGGCCTCCGAGGTCTCAGCTTGGCGGATAGCGTACGGGAGGGGCAGAAGGCGGTCAGGAGGGCCCTCAACTACCTGGCCCTCTCCCCCGCCTCGCCCACCCCCTAG